One Bacillus sp. FJAT-52991 genomic region harbors:
- a CDS encoding 3-hydroxybutyryl-CoA dehydrogenase: MKVKKLMVIGAGQMGSGIAQVCAQAGYEVILNDLKEEYLERGLAGINKNLSRQVEKERMTEGEKDEVLSRIVKSTNLQDAQSVDLVIEAAVENMEIKRKIFAELDEITPDHTILASNTSSLPITEIAAATDRPEKVIGMHFMNPVPVMKLVEIIRGLATADEVYKTIENMTHTLGKVPVEVNDFPGFVSNRILMPMINEAIYTLYEGVATKEAIDEVMKLGMNHPMGPLTLADFIGLDTCLYIMEILHDGFGDDKYRPCPLLRKYVKAGWLGKKSGRGFYSYE, encoded by the coding sequence ATGAAGGTCAAAAAGTTAATGGTTATTGGTGCTGGTCAAATGGGTTCAGGAATTGCACAAGTTTGTGCACAGGCAGGCTATGAAGTGATACTAAATGACTTAAAAGAAGAATATTTAGAACGCGGTTTAGCTGGTATCAACAAAAACCTTTCTCGTCAAGTGGAAAAAGAGCGAATGACAGAAGGGGAAAAAGATGAAGTATTAAGTCGGATCGTGAAATCTACGAACTTACAAGATGCACAAAGTGTTGATTTAGTGATTGAAGCAGCGGTTGAAAATATGGAGATCAAACGTAAAATTTTTGCTGAGTTAGATGAAATTACTCCAGATCACACAATTCTTGCTTCCAACACATCTTCCTTGCCTATTACCGAAATTGCAGCTGCCACGGACCGTCCTGAAAAAGTAATCGGCATGCACTTTATGAATCCAGTGCCTGTTATGAAGCTAGTCGAAATCATTCGCGGCTTAGCGACAGCGGATGAAGTGTATAAAACGATTGAAAACATGACACATACGCTGGGCAAAGTACCTGTAGAGGTCAATGATTTTCCAGGGTTTGTCTCTAACCGTATCCTGATGCCGATGATTAATGAAGCGATTTACACGTTGTATGAAGGGGTAGCAACGAAAGAAGCGATTGATGAAGTGATGAAGCTCGGCATGAACCATCCGATGGGACCATTGACGCTAGCTGATTTTATCGGCCTCGACACATGTCTTTATATTATGGAAATCTTGCATGACGGCTTTGGTGATGACAAATATCGCCCATGCCCATTGCTTAGAAAATACGTAAAAGCAGGCTGGCTTGGCAAAAAGTCAGGTCGCGGATTTTATAGCTACGAATAA
- a CDS encoding acetyl-CoA C-acetyltransferase, whose protein sequence is MTKTVIIDGARTPFGKFGGGLSSLTASQLGGIAIKEALNRAGVQPDQVDEVIFGNVLQAGQGQIPSRQAAREAGIPWEVKTETINKVCASGLRSVTLADQIIRAGDEEVIVAGGMESMSNAPYALPKGRWGLRMGDAPLVDLMISDGLSCSFTGVHMGTYGNSTAEEFNLSREEQDEWAVRSHEKAIVAIESGKLAEEIVAVQVPQRKGDPITISQDEAPRKETTKETLAKLRPAFGNEGTITAGNAPGINDGAGALVLMSDERAKKEGKTPLATIIGHAEVAVEAKDFPQTPGLVINELLKKTGRSLEEIDLFEINEAFAAVALASGKIANLDPEKVNVNGGAVALGHPIGASGARIIVTLAYELKRRGGGIGVASICSGGGQGDAIMIEVQG, encoded by the coding sequence ATGACAAAAACAGTAATTATTGATGGGGCACGAACGCCTTTTGGGAAATTTGGTGGAGGATTGAGCTCACTAACGGCTTCTCAGCTTGGTGGAATTGCGATTAAGGAAGCGTTGAATCGAGCAGGTGTTCAGCCTGATCAAGTAGATGAAGTGATTTTTGGAAATGTTCTTCAAGCGGGGCAAGGCCAGATTCCATCTAGACAGGCCGCAAGAGAAGCAGGAATTCCTTGGGAAGTGAAGACGGAAACGATTAATAAAGTGTGTGCATCTGGTTTGCGAAGCGTGACATTAGCTGATCAAATTATTCGTGCTGGCGATGAGGAAGTTATTGTTGCTGGTGGGATGGAATCAATGTCTAATGCACCATATGCGTTGCCAAAGGGGCGTTGGGGTCTTCGGATGGGCGATGCACCATTAGTAGACTTAATGATATCTGACGGGCTATCTTGCAGCTTTACAGGTGTTCATATGGGGACGTATGGAAATAGTACAGCAGAAGAATTCAATCTGTCTCGTGAAGAGCAGGATGAATGGGCAGTGCGAAGCCATGAAAAAGCGATTGTAGCTATTGAATCTGGCAAGCTAGCAGAAGAAATTGTAGCCGTTCAAGTACCACAGCGAAAAGGAGATCCAATCACGATTTCCCAAGATGAAGCACCGCGTAAAGAAACAACAAAAGAAACGCTCGCTAAATTGCGCCCAGCATTCGGGAACGAAGGAACGATTACAGCAGGTAATGCACCGGGCATTAACGATGGAGCAGGTGCATTAGTACTAATGAGCGACGAACGAGCAAAGAAAGAAGGAAAAACGCCGCTTGCTACGATCATTGGTCACGCAGAAGTAGCGGTAGAAGCGAAAGATTTCCCGCAAACACCTGGTCTTGTTATCAATGAGCTTTTGAAAAAGACAGGTCGTTCTTTAGAAGAAATAGATTTGTTTGAAATCAATGAAGCATTTGCAGCGGTTGCTTTAGCAAGTGGAAAAATTGCAAATTTAGATCCTGAAAAAGTGAATGTCAATGGCGGTGCAGTCGCTCTTGGCCATCCAATTGGTGCAAGCGGTGCAAGAATTATTGTAACCCTTGCCTATGAATTAAAGCGCAGAGGCGGCGGCATCGGAGTTGCGTCTATTTGTAGCGGTGGCGGCCAAGGGGATGCCATTATGATTGAAGTACAAGGGTAA
- a CDS encoding (Fe-S)-binding protein, which produces MNGLLWINLIAAVLVIAYGAYLFAYLLKTRYEYIQLGKKEEFNNDVKERLSNIWVNVFGQKKLLKDKKSGVIHVMFFYGFLLVQLGAIDFIIKGIVPGAHLPLGPLYDGFKFFQEIVTLVILVAVVWAFHRRYIEKLVRLKRGWKNGLVLIFIGSLMLSVLVGNGMDLIWHEGANIHWTGVEPIASAIAVAMAGIGETAAITIFYVMWWIHLFVLLTFLVYVPQSKHAHLIAGPVNVYFHRLEKAGTLKPIDFEDESQESFGVGKIQDFNQLQMIDFYACVECGRCTNMCPATGTGKMLSPMDLIVKLRDHLTMTGAAVTSKQPWVPAFSFSGTKGNQLAMASAAKGGGAEVAAELYNPSLIGDIITEEEIWACTTCRNCEDQCPVMNEHVDKIIDLRRYLVLTEGKMDPEAQRAMQSIERQGNPWGLNRKEKENWRDLRDDVHVPTVREMKKAGEDFEYLLWVGSMGAFDNRSQKITLAFAKLLNEADVKFAILGNKEKNSGDTPRRLGNEFLFQELATANIAEFEKNEVKKIVTIDPHAYNIFKNEYPELGFTAEVYHHTELLAQLVKEGRLKPQYEVNETITFHDSCYLGRYNDVYDPPREILKTIPGVKLVEMERRRETGMCCGAGGGLMWMEEDTGHRINVARTEQALACNPSVISSGCPYCLTMLSDGTKAKEVEDKVATYDVAELLEKAIFGPQKAAITPEEEPEETETTVEVEQPEEQTAAVIAETASTEEEQK; this is translated from the coding sequence ATGAACGGTTTGCTATGGATCAACTTAATTGCTGCGGTACTTGTAATCGCTTACGGTGCTTATTTATTCGCTTATTTATTGAAAACGCGTTACGAGTACATTCAATTAGGTAAAAAAGAAGAATTTAATAACGATGTGAAAGAACGCTTAAGCAATATTTGGGTCAATGTATTTGGCCAAAAGAAGCTTTTGAAGGATAAGAAGAGCGGTGTTATTCACGTCATGTTTTTCTATGGTTTCTTGCTTGTTCAGCTTGGCGCCATTGATTTTATTATTAAAGGGATTGTGCCAGGGGCTCACTTGCCGCTCGGTCCATTGTATGACGGATTTAAATTTTTCCAAGAAATTGTTACATTAGTCATTCTTGTGGCGGTTGTTTGGGCGTTCCACCGTCGATATATTGAAAAGCTTGTCCGCTTAAAGCGCGGCTGGAAAAATGGGCTTGTCTTAATTTTCATCGGATCGCTCATGCTTTCTGTGCTCGTTGGAAATGGAATGGATTTAATTTGGCATGAGGGAGCGAATATTCATTGGACAGGCGTTGAACCGATTGCTTCAGCTATTGCTGTAGCCATGGCTGGCATTGGAGAAACAGCTGCTATTACGATTTTCTACGTGATGTGGTGGATTCATTTATTCGTTCTACTGACTTTCTTAGTATATGTGCCACAATCTAAGCATGCCCACTTAATCGCAGGACCCGTTAATGTATATTTTCACCGTTTAGAGAAGGCGGGTACACTTAAACCAATTGACTTTGAGGATGAGTCTCAAGAATCATTTGGTGTTGGTAAAATTCAAGACTTTAATCAATTACAAATGATTGATTTTTATGCTTGTGTAGAGTGTGGACGCTGTACGAATATGTGTCCAGCAACAGGTACAGGAAAAATGCTTTCGCCAATGGATTTAATCGTAAAGTTACGTGATCATTTGACGATGACAGGTGCAGCTGTGACATCGAAGCAACCATGGGTACCAGCTTTTTCTTTCTCTGGTACGAAAGGAAACCAGCTAGCGATGGCCAGTGCGGCAAAGGGTGGTGGAGCAGAAGTGGCAGCGGAGCTTTACAATCCGAGCCTAATTGGCGACATCATCACAGAAGAGGAAATCTGGGCTTGTACAACATGCCGTAACTGTGAAGATCAATGTCCAGTTATGAATGAACATGTCGATAAAATTATTGATTTGCGTCGTTACCTTGTGTTAACAGAGGGGAAAATGGATCCAGAAGCTCAGCGTGCAATGCAAAGCATTGAGCGTCAAGGAAATCCATGGGGCTTAAACCGGAAAGAAAAAGAAAACTGGCGGGATCTTCGCGATGATGTTCATGTGCCAACTGTAAGAGAGATGAAAAAAGCGGGTGAAGACTTTGAATACTTGCTTTGGGTTGGTTCCATGGGAGCGTTCGATAATCGCAGCCAAAAAATCACTCTTGCTTTTGCGAAATTATTAAATGAGGCTGATGTGAAATTCGCGATTTTAGGAAATAAAGAGAAAAACTCAGGAGATACACCTCGCCGACTTGGAAATGAATTTTTATTCCAAGAGCTAGCAACAGCCAATATCGCGGAGTTTGAGAAAAACGAAGTGAAGAAGATTGTCACGATTGATCCGCATGCGTACAACATTTTCAAAAATGAGTACCCGGAATTAGGTTTTACAGCTGAAGTGTATCATCATACGGAATTGCTTGCTCAGCTTGTCAAAGAAGGTCGACTCAAGCCGCAGTATGAAGTGAATGAGACAATTACTTTCCACGATTCTTGTTATTTAGGACGTTACAATGATGTGTATGATCCGCCACGTGAAATTTTAAAAACGATTCCTGGCGTCAAGCTTGTTGAAATGGAGCGCCGTCGTGAAACAGGCATGTGCTGTGGAGCTGGCGGAGGATTAATGTGGATGGAAGAAGATACAGGTCACCGCATTAACGTCGCCCGTACCGAGCAAGCATTAGCTTGCAACCCGTCTGTCATTAGCTCAGGCTGTCCATACTGCTTGACGATGCTATCTGATGGAACGAAAGCGAAGGAAGTGGAAGATAAAGTAGCTACTTACGACGTGGCCGAGCTTTTAGAAAAAGCCATTTTCGGTCCGCAAAAAGCAGCTATCACGCCAGAAGAAGAACCGGAAGAAACAGAAACAACAGTAGAAGTAGAACAACCAGAAGAGCAAACAGCCGCTGTGATAGCAGAAACAGCTTCTACAGAAGAAGAGCAAAAATAA
- a CDS encoding phospholipase D-like domain-containing protein, translating into MWLIFCLFLLFILVSADLYFGRRKAMNKPFQKSYPHRKGKIDFFSSGPELFDQLFADIKNAQHRVLCLFYIVKDDECSQRFFSVLKEAAKRGVEVYLLMDRLGSHKVKKSIMHDLKQAGVHVDFSCKPRLPYLFFSLQQRNHRKITVIDDRIGYLGGFNVGREYINESQKPALSPWRDYHLRFNGEVVQDLEAEFLADWNQEKRPFLKAIYRENACKQGVKQAILPSKNGELEDTLVSLIAATKQSMFIGSPYFTPSKPVFQQLIAALERGVSITILLPAHADHSLVKQASYPYLRKLLQYQNARIHLFNKGFYHAKIVIFDNRFCDIGTANFDERSQLINWECNCLIDSSQFIANIQPVIEKDIANSETLTLDGLNHLSIDERVKEQVAKLVCKYL; encoded by the coding sequence ATGTGGTTGATTTTCTGTCTTTTTCTCCTGTTCATCCTCGTCTCAGCTGACCTTTATTTTGGACGAAGAAAGGCGATGAACAAGCCCTTTCAAAAGAGTTATCCACACAGAAAAGGCAAAATTGATTTTTTCAGTAGTGGACCGGAACTTTTTGATCAGTTGTTTGCGGATATAAAAAATGCTCAACATCGAGTGCTTTGCCTTTTTTATATTGTAAAGGATGATGAATGCAGCCAGAGATTTTTTTCGGTGTTAAAGGAGGCAGCCAAACGTGGCGTGGAAGTTTATTTATTAATGGATCGGCTCGGCAGTCATAAAGTAAAAAAATCAATCATGCACGATTTAAAGCAAGCAGGTGTTCATGTAGATTTTTCCTGCAAGCCTCGTCTACCCTATTTATTTTTTTCACTACAGCAGCGCAATCATCGTAAAATTACGGTCATTGATGATCGCATCGGTTATCTAGGCGGCTTTAATGTTGGGCGCGAGTATATAAACGAAAGCCAAAAGCCAGCACTGTCTCCATGGCGAGATTATCATTTACGCTTCAATGGGGAAGTTGTTCAAGATTTAGAAGCTGAATTTTTAGCTGATTGGAATCAGGAGAAACGCCCCTTTTTAAAGGCTATATATCGTGAAAATGCTTGTAAACAAGGGGTTAAACAAGCTATTTTACCTTCCAAAAACGGAGAACTTGAAGACACACTCGTATCATTGATCGCGGCGACTAAACAGTCTATGTTTATCGGTTCTCCCTATTTTACTCCTTCTAAACCCGTTTTTCAGCAATTAATCGCGGCGCTTGAGCGCGGAGTGTCAATCACTATACTGCTACCTGCCCATGCTGACCATTCACTTGTTAAACAAGCATCCTACCCTTATTTGCGAAAGCTACTTCAATATCAAAACGCTCGTATTCACCTATTTAACAAAGGTTTCTATCATGCGAAAATTGTCATATTCGACAACCGCTTTTGTGATATCGGGACTGCTAATTTCGACGAGCGTAGCCAGCTCATTAACTGGGAATGTAACTGTTTGATTGATAGCTCTCAATTTATTGCCAACATTCAACCTGTCATTGAAAAAGATATCGCTAACTCAGAAACATTAACATTAGATGGACTGAATCATTTGTCAATCGATGAGCGGGTCAAAGAACAAGTTGCCAAATTAGTGTGCAAGTATTTGTAG
- the argS gene encoding arginine--tRNA ligase — protein MNIAEKVQEELKAEVKAAVVKAGLAQEEEIPAVILETPKEKAHGDYSTNMAMQLARVAKKAPRAIAEDIIAHFDQSKASIEKIEIAGPGFINFYMNNQYLTDLVPVVLQEGDKYGETNAGHNQKIQVEFVSANPTGDLHLGHARGAAVGDSLCNVLQKAGYDVTREYYINDAGNQIHNLALSVEARYFQALGQEKDMPEDGYHGQDIIGIGQKLAEEFGDKFASMSQEERYQTFREYGLKYEMEKLKKDLENFRVDFDVWYSETSLYENGKIDEALAALREQGHIFEEEGAVWFRSTTFGDDKDRVLVKNDGTYTYLTPDIAYHKDKFERGHEKVINIWGADHHGYIPRMKAAVEALGYNRESLEVEVIQLVHLYKNGEKMKMSKRTGKAVTMRELVEEVGLDAVRYFFAMRSGDTHMDFDLDLAVSQSNENPVYYAQYAHARISSILRQGEEQGMNINPDADLSLLGAEKEIDLLKKMGDFPQVVAEAAEKRIPHRIANYTQELSAAFHSFYNAEKVLDPNNKALSEARLSLIKAVQITLKNALQLIGVSAPEKM, from the coding sequence ATGAACATTGCAGAAAAGGTACAGGAAGAGTTAAAGGCGGAGGTAAAAGCCGCTGTTGTGAAGGCGGGCTTAGCACAGGAGGAAGAAATTCCGGCTGTGATTTTAGAGACGCCGAAAGAGAAAGCACATGGGGATTATTCGACAAATATGGCGATGCAGCTAGCTCGCGTGGCAAAGAAGGCTCCTCGTGCCATTGCTGAAGATATCATTGCTCATTTTGATCAATCGAAGGCATCGATTGAAAAAATTGAAATTGCTGGCCCTGGCTTTATCAATTTTTACATGAATAATCAATATTTAACGGATTTAGTGCCAGTTGTGCTACAAGAAGGAGATAAATACGGCGAGACCAATGCTGGACATAATCAAAAGATTCAAGTGGAATTCGTGTCTGCTAACCCGACAGGAGATCTCCATTTAGGACATGCTCGCGGTGCGGCAGTTGGTGATTCTTTATGTAATGTTCTTCAAAAAGCAGGTTATGATGTGACAAGAGAATATTATATTAACGACGCTGGCAACCAAATTCATAATTTAGCTTTATCCGTAGAAGCGCGTTATTTCCAAGCGTTAGGCCAGGAAAAAGATATGCCAGAAGACGGTTACCATGGGCAAGACATCATTGGCATCGGTCAAAAGCTAGCAGAAGAATTCGGCGACAAATTCGCGTCAATGTCGCAGGAAGAACGCTATCAAACATTTAGAGAATATGGCTTGAAATATGAGATGGAAAAGCTGAAAAAAGACCTAGAAAACTTCCGCGTTGATTTCGATGTTTGGTATTCTGAAACATCGCTTTATGAAAATGGCAAAATTGATGAGGCGTTGGCAGCTCTTCGTGAACAAGGACATATTTTTGAAGAAGAGGGAGCTGTTTGGTTCCGTTCGACAACGTTTGGTGATGATAAAGACCGCGTGCTCGTGAAAAATGATGGAACATACACGTACTTAACACCGGACATCGCGTACCATAAAGATAAATTTGAACGCGGCCACGAAAAAGTGATCAACATTTGGGGAGCCGATCACCATGGCTACATTCCACGTATGAAAGCGGCTGTCGAGGCACTTGGATACAATCGAGAGAGCCTTGAAGTGGAAGTGATTCAACTTGTTCACTTATATAAAAACGGTGAAAAAATGAAAATGAGTAAACGTACAGGAAAAGCAGTTACGATGCGTGAACTAGTCGAAGAAGTGGGATTAGACGCCGTTCGTTATTTCTTCGCAATGAGAAGCGGCGACACGCATATGGATTTTGACTTAGACTTAGCCGTTTCACAATCGAATGAAAACCCTGTTTATTATGCTCAATACGCTCATGCACGCATCAGCAGTATTCTACGCCAAGGCGAAGAACAAGGAATGAACATCAACCCGGATGCGGATCTGTCTCTTCTAGGAGCGGAAAAGGAAATTGATCTATTGAAGAAAATGGGCGATTTCCCACAAGTAGTGGCAGAAGCAGCGGAAAAACGCATTCCACACCGCATCGCTAACTACACACAAGAGCTATCAGCTGCTTTCCACAGCTTCTACAATGCGGAGAAAGTGCTTGATCCAAACAACAAAGCTTTATCAGAAGCACGTTTATCACTTATCAAAGCGGTGCAAATCACATTGAAAAACGCTCTACAATTAATCGGCGTATCCGCACCAGAAAAAATGTAA
- a CDS encoding DUF1934 domain-containing protein: MTTNQQAHIPVNICLTTSIEMDGEKEDYELTLSGEFYEKSSAFFLKYDEVQEEGTIHTIVKFSENEALILRSGAVKMRLPFHLTEQRNGSYDSPYGALLLSTQTNTLVHECTYNQQTVQGILKLNYDLLMQGSPVGKYKMNMTFQGV; the protein is encoded by the coding sequence TTGACGACGAATCAGCAAGCACATATTCCTGTGAATATTTGTTTAACTACAAGCATTGAGATGGATGGGGAAAAAGAAGACTATGAGCTCACACTTTCGGGAGAGTTCTACGAAAAAAGTAGCGCGTTCTTTTTAAAGTATGATGAAGTGCAAGAAGAAGGAACCATTCATACCATTGTGAAATTCTCAGAAAATGAGGCGTTAATTTTGCGAAGCGGTGCAGTTAAAATGCGCCTACCTTTCCATTTAACCGAGCAGCGAAACGGCTCATATGATAGCCCATATGGTGCGCTGCTATTAAGTACACAAACAAACACACTAGTTCATGAATGTACATACAACCAACAAACCGTACAAGGCATACTCAAACTAAACTACGATCTTCTTATGCAGGGATCACCAGTTGGAAAATACAAAATGAATATGACATTTCAAGGGGTCTGA
- the speB gene encoding agmatinase, with product MRFDEAYSGNVFIGSHPNYEESRVVLYGMPMDWTVSYRPGSRFGPSRIREVSIGLEEYSPYLDIEMEELKYFDAGDIPLPFGNAQKSLDLIEDYIDGLLADSKFPLGMGGEHLVSWPVMKAVAKKYPDLAIIHMDAHTDLRTEYEGEPLSHSTPIRKVADLIGPSNVYSFGIRSGMKEEFQWAKENGMHISKFEVLEPLKEILPTLAGRPVYVTIDIDVLDPAHAPGTGTVDCGGITSKELLASIHAIARSEVNVVGGDLVEVAPIYDSSEQTANTASKLIREMMLGWAVENKK from the coding sequence ATGCGTTTTGATGAAGCTTATTCAGGGAATGTATTTATTGGTAGTCACCCAAACTATGAAGAAAGCAGGGTTGTGTTATACGGTATGCCAATGGATTGGACGGTTAGTTATCGTCCGGGTTCTCGTTTTGGTCCAAGCCGCATTCGCGAAGTATCAATCGGTTTAGAAGAGTATAGCCCATATTTAGATATCGAGATGGAAGAGCTGAAATATTTCGACGCAGGCGATATTCCATTACCGTTTGGAAATGCACAAAAAAGCTTGGATTTAATTGAAGACTACATCGATGGTTTACTGGCGGATAGCAAATTCCCACTTGGTATGGGCGGCGAACATCTAGTGTCGTGGCCAGTGATGAAAGCTGTTGCGAAAAAATATCCAGATTTGGCGATTATTCATATGGACGCCCATACGGATTTGCGCACAGAGTATGAGGGAGAGCCGCTTTCCCACTCAACACCGATTCGCAAAGTTGCTGATTTGATCGGCCCATCAAACGTGTACTCATTTGGGATTCGTTCTGGAATGAAGGAAGAATTCCAATGGGCAAAAGAAAACGGTATGCACATTTCTAAGTTTGAAGTGCTTGAGCCGTTGAAAGAAATTTTACCAACATTGGCGGGCCGTCCAGTATATGTCACGATCGATATTGATGTGTTAGACCCAGCTCATGCTCCAGGAACAGGCACAGTGGACTGCGGTGGTATCACTTCAAAAGAATTGCTGGCTTCCATTCATGCCATCGCACGTTCTGAAGTGAATGTTGTTGGTGGAGATTTAGTGGAGGTAGCACCAATTTATGATTCTTCCGAGCAAACAGCGAACACAGCTTCCAAGCTGATTCGTGAAATGATGCTTGGCTGGGCAGTAGAAAATAAGAAATAA